From the genome of Parasteatoda tepidariorum isolate YZ-2023 chromosome X1, CAS_Ptep_4.0, whole genome shotgun sequence, one region includes:
- the LOC107440072 gene encoding two pore calcium channel protein 1 isoform X4 has translation MLIEFACALFYLFRLLHCASFLPLEIFCRDKKNILVLSAILLTAIDMCCYIALINSGHGNIAYRWSRPLRPIFMVNFSESKQVRRAFRNIRKTLPDILNVLILFFLSISLFSLMAQKLFQKRNLKYPDGQPYFTNYLDIYFKLYVLVTTANNPDIMMPAYDSNRWFALFFIAYLIICLYIFMNIFLAVVYNNYRKHLKNEVQKLVYMKRRSLTRAFNLLKIKKGNTSMVDFKRFNVLLKMIPPFRSTMLVNILWYVLDTNGDNAIEKADFLKLADLLNVEVTEMKDRRSIFDYIAPGCYQSNISRMFRLAVAHRYFRYLFDLMILLNAFLIAFDISDAEWFFLGLFTAEIFAKMYTFGVVHFFRRFWNIFDILVIGGAIIGTSIESFMDATADEKTRTLDILLVLRVLRLVKIIGGIQRFQVIVTTILNLGPSILTYGGVLLVVYYVFAIIGMELFHNKINYYGYENITNSNHLYCGNNLLKGSVFYQSQYCSNNFNNILNTFVVLFELMVVNQWHIITNGFVLVTSKAARIYFFIFHLTCVIIVLNIFTAFVLEAFILEYSFCKSKLESDMEKKIIEMGLQLGRRTVKSAKSTDKEDLVIDSEDIVESVEEERKTSLYPDLSEETGIRFHLSKSKNVENLLQRMFENELDVNDIGPDEM, from the exons ATGCTTATAGAATTTGcttgtgcattattttatctttttcgtCTGTTACATTGTGCTTCATTTCTACCTCTGGAAATTTTCTGTCgtgataaaaagaatattttagttcTCTCTGCTATACTTTTAACAGCTATTGATATGTGCTGTTACATTGCATTAATCAATTCTGGTCATGGTAATATTGCCTACCGTTGGTCAAGACCTTTAAGACCTATCTTCATGGTTAATTTCAGTGAAAGCAAACAG gTGCGAAGAGCATTTCGAAATATTCGAAAAACACTTcctgatattttaaatgttctcattttgttttttctgaGTATATCATTGTTTTCCCTCATGGCTCAGAAACTATTTCAGAAAAG gaacttaaaatatcctGATGGTCAACCTTATTTTACCAATTACCTTGATATATACTTTAAACTATATGTTCTTGTTACAACAGCTAATAATCCTGACATTAt GATGCCAGCATATGATTCCAACAGATGGTTTGCATTGTTTTTCATCGCCTACCTTATCATTtgtctttacatttttatgaatattttcttggctgttgtttataacaattatcgaaaacatttaaaa aatgaagTTCAGAAGCTAGTTTACATGAAAAGAAGAAGCTTGACTagagcttttaatttattaaaaattaagaagggCAATACTTCTATGGTTGATTTTAAGAGATTTAATGTTCTACTCAAAATGATTCCTCCCTTTCGTAGTACAATGCTGGTCAATATTCTTTGGTATGTGTTAGATACCAATGGTGATAATGCAATTG aaaaagctGATTTCCTTAAACTGGCTGATTTATTGAATGTTGAGGTTACAGAGATGAAAGACAGGCGTAGCATATTTGACTATATTGCTCCTGGTTGTTACCAAAGTAACATTTCTCGGATGTTCAGATTGGCTGTTGCTCATAG ataTTTTCGCTATTTGTTTGATTTGATGATTCTTTTGAATGCTTTTTTGATTGCCTTTGATATAAGTGATGCTGAATGGTTCTTCTTAGGTCTTTTTACTGCTgagatttttgcaaaaatgtatacatttggAGTTGTACATTTTTTTCGTAGATTTTGGAATAT ttttgaCATTTTAGTTATTGGTGGTGCAATAATTGGAACTTCTATTGAGAGTTTTATGGATGCAACtg ctGATGAGAAAACACGAACGCTTGATATTTTGTTGGTCTTGAGAGTGCTCAGATTAGTGAAAATTATTGGAGGAATTCAAcg ATTTCAAGTGATTGTTACCACCATACTCAATTTGGGTCCATCAATTCTAACTTATGGTGGAGTTTTGTTA GTTGTGTACTATGTATTTGCAATTATTGGAATGGAGctgtttcataataaaataaactattatggTTATGAAAACATCACAAATTCCAATCATCTCTACtgtggaaataatttattaaagggATCTGTTTTTTATCAAAGTCAATACTGCAGCAACAATTtcaacaacattttaaatacatttgtagttttatttgaGCTTATGGTTGTCAATCAATGGCATA ttattacgaaTGGATTTGTGCTTGTAACTAGTAAAGCAGccagaatttatttctttatttttcatctcaCATGTGTCATTATTGTTCTCAA taTTTTCACTGCATTTGTTcttgaagcatttattttagaatactCATTTTGTAAAAGCAAGTTGGAAAGTGATATGGAAAAGAAGATTATAGAAATGGGTCTCCAACTTGGAAG ACGAACAGTAAAATCTGCAAAGAGTACTGATAAAGAGGATTTAGTCATAGATTCAGAGGATATAGTTGAATCCGTTGAGGAGGAGCGAAAGACATCTCTCTATCCGGATTTATCTGAGGAAACTGGAATAAGATTCCATCTttcaaaaa gtaaaaatgtagaaaacttGCTTCAAAGAATGTTTGAAAATGAACTTGATGTAAATGATATAGGACCGGACGAAATGTAG